The Anomaloglossus baeobatrachus isolate aAnoBae1 chromosome 10, aAnoBae1.hap1, whole genome shotgun sequence genome has a segment encoding these proteins:
- the ATXN1L gene encoding ataxin-1-like — protein MKPAHERSQECLPPKKRDLAQSTINIEEQPPKVDNVSTNERSANETSNWPRGVLVAAGQGHGVRYEVAGEGAEAVTVDQYGNLYKLAVPPTFSPPGLHPVVNMGSIPPSFNVASPLIQHPGITYPPIHYAPISHTSVQFLGSPYAVPYAVPPGFLQRAVISPPSTLATSHIPHYVPYNSVISEGVTPPPQPPSPQTFSKVTTTQSPSVLMGVVPVDVTKGRVPVFYQHPSQMPAGYPVHEMLLACPPNPASPSDKETMMASTNGSQRGSDCTSTRRGSQVAVDQYGHNSEEEMARGQNDNLLDYDTYSGHAPQRTEVALMTHRSTPDTDLEVQRVVGGMVSQEYCPPSVQRKERMSPLNLSNDIKHDSKRGTSNLTSPPRGDLRGVYGAQHPIKYTEKNALISNGETTQGTHVSAERLSSASPHATKTQEVHSRGRDSPPASAPQPPHATTLPSHFMKGAIIQLATGELKRVEDLQTQDFVRSAEVSGGLKIDSSTVVDIQESQWPGFVTLHFVVGEQQSKVCLDVPPEHPFFVYGQGWSSCSPSQTAQLFALPCHRLQVGDVCISISLQSISKNGASPAGGAHQALPHPIEKAVLQSREVPERESEKQNPLQKDGLAQTSCPLPTALPSWSNPGVQRYSGQSSEARPSPSRHSFIPQEVKLSIEGRSNAGK, from the coding sequence ATGAAGCCCGCACACGAGCGGAGCCAGGAATGTCTTCCACCAAAGAAACGGGATCTGGCTCAGAGCACCATAAATATAGAGGAGCAGCCACCTAAGGTGGATAACGTCTCCACTAATGAAAGATCCGCTAACGAGACCTCAAACTGGCCCCGAGGAGTATTGGTGGCTGCAGGACAAGGACACGGGGTGAGGTATGAAGTGGCCGGAGAAGGGGCGGAGGCAGTCACCGTGGATCAGTATGGAAATCTGTACAAACTTGCTGTGCCCCCCACCTTCTCCCCGCCAGGCCTCCACCCCGTGGTCAACATGGGCTCCATCCCTCCTTCCTTTAATGTAGCATCACCATTGATCCAGCACCCAGGAATTACGTATCCACCCATCCATTATGCTCCCATCTCTCACACGTCGGTGCAGTTTTTGGGGTCACCTTATGCTGTTCCCTATGCTGTCCCTCCAGGCTTCCTGCAACGCGCGGTGATATCTCCACCCTCCACATTGGCTACTTCTCACATACCCCATTACGTGCCATATAACTCTGTCATATCCGAGGGGGTGACTCCACCTCCGCAGCCGCCATCTCCCCAAACTTTTAGTAAAGTGACCACAACACAATCTCCCTCTGTTCTCATGGGCGTTGTACCGGTGGATGTCACCAAGGGACGAGTTCCCGTATTTTATCAGCACCCTTCCCAAATGCCGGCTGGGTATCCTGTACATGAAATGCTTCTAGCATGTCCTCCcaatccagcctcccccagcgataAAGAAACTATGATGGCTTCCACCAACGGGTCCCAGAGAGGATCCGATTGTACCTCCACCAGGCGGGGGAGCCAAGTGGCCGTGGATCAGTATGGTCACAATTCGGAGGAAGAGATGGCGAGAGGACAAAATGACAATCTATTGGACTATGATACTTACTCAGGCCATGCCCCGCAGAGGACGGAGGTCGCTCTTATGACCCATAGGAGCACTCCGGACACAGACCTAGAAGTTCAGAGGGTTGTCGGAGGAATGGTTTCTCAAGAGTATTGCCCGCCGTCTGTCCAGAGAAAAGAGCGGATGAGTCCATTAAATCTATCCAACGACATTAAGCACGATTCCAAGAGAGGAACCAGCAATCTTACGAGTCCGCCCCGAGGCGATCTCCGGGGTGTGTACGGTGCACAGCACCCCATTAAATACACCGAGAAAAATGCACTTATTTCGAATGGCGAGACGACGCAAGGAACGCACGTTTCTGCTGAGAGATTGTCTTCTGCGTCTCCGCATGCCACCAAAACCCAAGAAGTGCACAGTCGAGGCAGGGACTCTCCACCCGCGAGCGCACCGCAGCCTCCTCATGCCACTACGTTACCATCACACTTCATGAAAGGGGCCATCATCCAGCTGGCCACCGGCGAACTGAAAAGGGTGGAGGACCTGCAAACCCAGGACTTCGTGCGAAGCGCAGAAGTCAGCGGTGGCCTTAAAATTGATTCCAGCACGGTGGTGGACATCCAGGAGAGTCAGTGGCCGGGGTTTGTGACCCTTCATTTCGTAGTGGGGGAACAGCAAAGTAAAGTGTGTCTGGACGTCCCCCCCGAGCACCCGTTTTTTGTGTATGGACAAGGCTGGTCTTCGTGCAGCCCGTCACAGACTGCGCAGCTCTTTGCACTTCCTTGCCACCGGCTTCAAGTGGGCGACGTGTGTATATCCATAAGCTTGCAGAGTATATCCAAGAACGGTGCGTCGCCCGCCGGCGGCGCTCATCAGGCTCTGCCGCATCCTATCGAGAAAGCAGTGTTACAATCTAGGGAGGTGcccgaaagagagagcgagaagcaAAACCCGCTCCAAAAAGATGGCCTGGCCCAGACCTCGTGTCCTCTTCCCACAGCTTTGCCAAGCTGGTCCAACCCAGGAGTCCAAAGATATAGCGGACAGAGTTCAGAAGCCCGACCCTCGCCCTCGCGTCACTCCTTCATTCCACAGGAGGTGAAGCTGTCCATCGAGGGCCGGTCGAACGCAGGGAAGTAG